A region of Methanocorpusculum labreanum Z DNA encodes the following proteins:
- a CDS encoding single-stranded-DNA-specific exonuclease RecJ, translating to MGFVEDVSRAAEMIREANAATLISHIDADGITSEAIISQAVSRLGIPVNPVFVRQLEPMTMKYIPNDDTLKIFTDLGGGQQNLLEEAGIPTDKVLILDHHISQPAPGGTEYFQVNSQFYGEEYTKCSAAGITYLVARKLDSVNKDLAKLSVVGNVGDMMARENRGLIGVARWIAEDGADFGQIKITRGLNCYGLSTRPLHVCLSNSDDPIIPGISGKPAEAAALLCRTGIYESPSDQRLWEELSPEEEKMLTSVLAEQMIANGEAPNGLVAELYFFPDEMEKTPLRNASEYATMLNACGRWTKPKIGEAVCFGDRGQKYREAEHMLRHHRSIIRELCEYIIETGVEDIGSIQVIHTGEKYPDTIVGIGAGMALSKLDTDKPILVMCSVTDEPDLIKVSMRTYEKILRRGVDLQEALVTAAAEVGGAGGGHNIAAGAYIPKGCENDFTRRVNELVEGQLTAGPKDR from the coding sequence ATGGGATTCGTTGAAGATGTCAGCCGTGCCGCAGAGATGATCCGGGAAGCGAATGCCGCAACCCTCATCTCCCATATCGATGCTGACGGGATCACCAGCGAAGCGATCATCTCGCAGGCGGTCTCCCGACTGGGTATCCCGGTAAACCCGGTCTTCGTTCGTCAGCTCGAACCGATGACGATGAAGTACATCCCAAACGACGACACGCTGAAAATCTTCACCGATCTTGGCGGGGGGCAGCAGAATCTTCTGGAAGAAGCGGGGATCCCGACAGATAAAGTCCTCATCCTCGACCACCATATTAGCCAGCCGGCACCCGGCGGGACCGAATACTTTCAGGTCAACTCCCAGTTTTACGGAGAGGAATACACAAAATGCAGCGCGGCGGGGATCACCTATCTCGTCGCAAGAAAGCTTGATTCGGTAAACAAGGATCTTGCAAAACTTTCCGTTGTTGGAAACGTCGGTGATATGATGGCCAGAGAAAACCGCGGCCTGATCGGCGTTGCCAGATGGATCGCAGAAGACGGAGCCGACTTTGGGCAAATCAAAATCACCCGCGGGTTGAATTGTTACGGTCTTTCAACACGACCTCTGCACGTCTGCCTCTCGAACTCCGACGACCCTATCATCCCCGGCATCTCCGGCAAACCGGCCGAAGCGGCCGCCCTCCTCTGCAGGACCGGGATCTATGAATCTCCGTCAGATCAGCGGCTTTGGGAGGAACTGTCTCCCGAAGAAGAAAAAATGCTGACGAGCGTTCTTGCCGAGCAGATGATCGCAAACGGGGAAGCACCGAACGGACTTGTTGCCGAACTCTACTTTTTCCCGGACGAGATGGAAAAGACGCCGCTGAGAAACGCCTCCGAGTATGCCACGATGCTGAACGCCTGCGGGCGGTGGACCAAACCGAAGATCGGCGAGGCGGTCTGTTTCGGCGACCGGGGACAAAAATACCGGGAAGCCGAACATATGCTCAGACATCACCGGTCCATCATCCGGGAACTCTGCGAGTACATTATCGAAACGGGCGTGGAGGACATCGGATCCATACAGGTGATCCACACCGGAGAGAAGTATCCGGACACGATAGTTGGGATCGGCGCAGGGATGGCCCTTTCAAAACTCGACACCGATAAGCCGATCCTTGTTATGTGCAGCGTAACAGACGAGCCGGACCTCATCAAAGTCTCGATGCGGACCTACGAAAAGATCCTGCGCAGAGGGGTCGATCTGCAGGAGGCGCTGGTCACGGCCGCTGCCGAGGTAGGGGGAGCAGGCGGAGGGCATAATATTGCAGCAGGCGCATATATCCCCAAAGGATGCGAGAATGATTTCACCAGAAGAGTTAACGAGCTTGTCGAAGGGCAGCTTACAGCGGGTCCGAAGGATCGCTGA
- a CDS encoding PUA domain-containing protein gives MISPEELTSLSKGSLQRVRRIADFQFGRGAGEALFPDQVTFSYSNTKRVRYVSLAKDRLVTVRANDGRFTLGYPGASALHAFLPAPANRVVIMEDAVPFVADGKNAMAKHVISSDPNIHAEDEVFVVDESDNLIATGMAILSGSEMIGFNYGTAVKVRQGRNKK, from the coding sequence ATGATTTCACCAGAAGAGTTAACGAGCTTGTCGAAGGGCAGCTTACAGCGGGTCCGAAGGATCGCTGACTTCCAGTTCGGGCGCGGGGCAGGAGAAGCCCTGTTCCCGGATCAGGTCACGTTCTCGTACTCAAACACAAAAAGGGTACGGTACGTCAGCCTCGCAAAGGACAGGCTGGTCACCGTGCGGGCAAATGACGGACGATTCACACTCGGGTATCCCGGAGCGAGCGCCCTGCATGCATTTCTCCCGGCCCCTGCGAACCGTGTCGTGATCATGGAGGACGCGGTGCCTTTTGTTGCCGACGGCAAAAATGCCATGGCAAAACACGTAATTTCGAGCGACCCCAATATCCACGCAGAAGACGAGGTGTTCGTCGTCGATGAATCGGACAATCTGATAGCCACCGGGATGGCAATTCTTTCCGGAAGCGAAATGATCGGATTTAATTATGGAACAGCAGTAAAAGTTAGACAAGGAAGGAACAAAAAATGA
- a CDS encoding nascent polypeptide-associated complex protein, with amino-acid sequence MMPGVNPKQMKAAMKKMGMKMDEIEDVTKVVVYTPNGNYVFENAQVVGITMQGQTSYQLTGDVHFEEAEVEIPETDVELVASQTSVSPDVAREALVECKGDIAEAILKLTSV; translated from the coding sequence ATGATGCCAGGAGTAAATCCCAAACAGATGAAAGCAGCGATGAAAAAGATGGGCATGAAGATGGACGAGATCGAGGACGTGACCAAAGTCGTCGTGTACACCCCGAACGGGAATTACGTCTTCGAGAATGCCCAGGTCGTCGGCATCACGATGCAGGGACAGACCTCGTATCAGCTTACGGGCGATGTTCACTTCGAAGAGGCCGAAGTCGAGATCCCCGAAACGGATGTGGAGCTTGTTGCCTCCCAGACCTCGGTGTCGCCTGACGTGGCCCGCGAAGCTCTCGTTGAGTGCAAAGGGGACATTGCCGAGGCAATTTTAAAACTGACTTCTGTATGA
- a CDS encoding methyltransferase domain-containing protein, translating to MIGPNRIIVRGNGREYYVRAGEGKLSTDLGMIDLSEAANLESGDVILTHLGKPFHVFIPKATDFFSHGKRTGAPMMPKDIGMVMAYTGMCRRDRVLDAGTGSGIAAIFFGGCAGSIVTCEARPEFSKIAEGNIRDAGLDNVECRACDVLEVDDGPYDIVHLDMQIQPEHVRHAYSLLKIGGYFATYTPFLEQTFCVMDTARELFGEENVLTFECMERELTRSKRGTRPSTRVSHTGYLTVCRKL from the coding sequence ATGATCGGACCAAACAGAATCATCGTCCGCGGAAACGGACGCGAGTATTATGTCAGGGCCGGCGAGGGAAAGCTCTCGACAGATCTTGGCATGATCGATCTTTCCGAGGCCGCTAATCTTGAGAGCGGAGACGTGATCCTGACCCATCTGGGTAAACCTTTCCACGTTTTCATCCCGAAAGCAACGGACTTTTTCTCGCACGGAAAACGGACCGGTGCTCCGATGATGCCAAAAGACATCGGGATGGTCATGGCATACACGGGAATGTGCCGGCGTGACCGCGTGCTGGATGCCGGAACCGGATCGGGGATCGCGGCCATCTTCTTCGGAGGATGTGCTGGATCGATCGTCACCTGCGAGGCACGACCCGAGTTTTCCAAAATAGCGGAAGGAAATATCCGGGACGCCGGACTCGACAACGTTGAGTGCAGGGCCTGCGATGTTCTGGAGGTCGACGACGGACCCTACGACATCGTGCATCTGGATATGCAGATCCAGCCCGAACATGTCAGACATGCATATTCCCTTCTGAAGATCGGCGGATACTTCGCGACGTATACCCCGTTTCTGGAACAGACTTTCTGCGTCATGGACACCGCCCGGGAACTCTTCGGTGAAGAGAATGTCCTGACCTTTGAATGCATGGAAAGGGAACTCACACGAAGCAAACGGGGAACCCGGCCTTCGACACGCGTTTCGCACACCGGCTACCTGACGGTCTGCCGAAAACTCTGA
- the nadE gene encoding NAD(+) synthase: MTEVTCECIGCEIVKTKDLIRQTVWEANARGVVIGISGGIDSAVACSLCCKALSPERVLGVNMPVSSNNPQDHLDAEELCRGLGVELITVPLEDVRAAFLAAPHITDTPVLRGNIAARLRMTTLYNITAARKYLVCGTSNKTEYMIGYSTKWGDSAADIQPLLHLWKKDVYLLAKELGVPESIIRKAPSAGFWEGQSDEGELGMSYADLDAALIELEKNGGVPNNPNEEKALGFIQRSRHKRAPAANRLFT, from the coding sequence ATGACCGAAGTAACCTGTGAATGTATCGGATGCGAGATCGTAAAAACAAAAGACCTCATCAGACAGACCGTCTGGGAGGCAAACGCCCGCGGAGTGGTCATCGGCATCTCAGGCGGGATCGATTCGGCGGTCGCATGCTCGCTCTGCTGTAAAGCCCTCTCCCCCGAACGGGTGCTTGGCGTGAATATGCCGGTCTCATCCAACAATCCGCAGGATCATCTGGATGCAGAGGAACTCTGCCGAGGCCTTGGCGTCGAGCTGATCACGGTTCCTCTGGAAGATGTAAGAGCCGCGTTCCTTGCAGCCCCCCACATCACCGACACTCCGGTCCTCAGAGGAAACATCGCGGCACGCCTTCGAATGACCACATTATACAATATCACCGCAGCCCGCAAATACCTCGTCTGCGGAACCTCGAACAAAACCGAGTATATGATCGGCTACTCGACCAAATGGGGAGACTCCGCAGCCGACATCCAGCCGCTCCTCCATCTCTGGAAAAAGGACGTGTACCTCCTCGCAAAAGAGTTGGGCGTTCCCGAATCAATCATCAGAAAAGCTCCAAGCGCAGGATTCTGGGAAGGACAAAGCGACGAAGGAGAACTCGGCATGAGTTATGCCGATCTGGACGCCGCACTGATCGAACTGGAAAAGAACGGCGGCGTTCCAAACAATCCAAACGAGGAAAAGGCACTTGGATTCATCCAACGCTCGAGACACAAACGGGCACCTGCGGCAAACAGACTCTTCACCTGA
- a CDS encoding FAD-dependent oxidoreductase: protein MIYIIGGGPAGRMAALRLAGAGKEVTLLERKAIGGTCIHDGCMLVCGLNDVARSINTISFLKNSGVIDGNASVRFPDVIQKLEGVQRKLETILERETKAAGVVIEYDAAVEIRDGKLFVNGEPRKAENIIIATGAGIHVPDIPGSSLSGTYTAKTLRTMPTLPKKLAIIGGGISAAEFAYIYAAFGCEVTIFCRSVLLPILPEKMMKAALRDLANVTILYGQVEEILGKDKVEGVRMDGKDLPFDAVLFATGMKAETSLFTGMKKNPDGSIKVNERMETSIPGIYAAGDVTGAPYFTPVARLQGFAAADSILGHPRTVDLDQIPFTIVLGLDYTICAPKKGEEGVTFSSPNIAGPESFWHVADGSVGSMHLTVSKEDGLILGFATAAPSTSIVGTYLGYLVRKGVTVHEFSPMLEVHPTPDGMYSMIRLADDALNRQ from the coding sequence ATGATCTACATTATAGGCGGAGGACCTGCCGGGCGAATGGCGGCACTCCGCCTCGCCGGCGCCGGAAAAGAGGTCACCCTTCTTGAGAGAAAGGCGATCGGCGGAACCTGCATCCATGACGGATGCATGCTCGTCTGCGGGCTGAACGATGTTGCCCGCAGCATCAATACCATATCTTTTTTGAAAAATTCAGGGGTTATCGACGGAAATGCATCCGTCAGGTTCCCGGACGTTATCCAGAAACTCGAAGGAGTCCAGAGGAAACTGGAAACCATCCTCGAACGGGAAACGAAAGCAGCAGGCGTCGTTATCGAATACGACGCGGCGGTCGAGATCCGGGACGGAAAACTGTTTGTGAACGGGGAGCCGCGTAAAGCGGAAAACATCATCATCGCGACCGGAGCCGGCATCCATGTGCCGGACATCCCGGGAAGTTCCCTTTCCGGCACGTACACCGCAAAGACGCTTCGCACGATGCCAACGCTCCCGAAAAAGCTCGCGATCATCGGCGGAGGCATCTCAGCAGCCGAGTTCGCCTACATCTATGCGGCGTTCGGATGTGAAGTGACCATTTTCTGCAGAAGTGTGCTCCTGCCCATCCTCCCGGAAAAGATGATGAAGGCGGCACTCCGCGATCTCGCAAATGTCACTATTCTCTACGGACAGGTCGAGGAGATCCTTGGAAAGGATAAGGTCGAGGGTGTTCGGATGGACGGGAAGGATCTGCCTTTCGATGCGGTGCTTTTCGCGACTGGTATGAAAGCCGAGACCTCGCTCTTTACCGGCATGAAGAAAAATCCGGACGGCTCTATCAAAGTGAATGAAAGGATGGAGACATCGATTCCGGGGATCTATGCCGCAGGCGATGTGACCGGAGCACCGTACTTCACCCCGGTCGCCCGCCTTCAGGGATTTGCGGCCGCGGATTCCATACTAGGACACCCGCGGACCGTAGATCTTGATCAGATCCCGTTCACGATCGTTCTTGGTCTGGACTACACCATCTGTGCTCCGAAAAAAGGAGAGGAGGGCGTAACCTTCTCTTCGCCCAACATCGCCGGACCCGAGTCGTTCTGGCATGTGGCGGACGGATCGGTCGGATCCATGCATCTTACCGTTTCAAAAGAAGACGGACTGATCCTCGGCTTTGCCACCGCAGCGCCTTCTACGAGTATCGTCGGAACGTATCTGGGATATCTGGTCCGTAAAGGGGTGACCGTACATGAGTTCTCTCCCATGCTCGAAGTCCACCCGACCCCCGACGGCATGTATTCGATGATCCGTCTCGCGGATGACGCTTTGAACAGACAGTAG
- the glyA gene encoding serine hydroxymethyltransferase, with translation MSSLALFDPEIFQLINKEHKRQVEGLELIASENVVAREVMEAMGTILTNKYAEGYPGKRYYGGCEFHDQIENLARDRLCQLFGAEHANVQPHSGSQANEAVYLSCLKPGDKILSQSLNNGGHLSHGDPANMSGKCFDISFYGVDFDTERLDYGVIEELARKNKPDLIVCGASAYPREIDFKAFAEIAEDVGARSMADIAHISGLCCTGLHNSPVGVTTYTTSTTHKTLRGPRGGVIMCNKEYANSIDKAVFPGMQGGPLMHVIAAKAVCFREALTDDYKEYAKQVVKNCKVLAATLEDNNFRLVSGGTDNHLCLLDLSDHNISGQQAEVALGKAGITVNKNTIPRQALSPFETSGIRIGTPTITTRGMKEEQCKQIGDWIAKVLNHIDDEKTIAGVKDEVTSLCLKYPLYPEIRTL, from the coding sequence ATGTCTTCCCTGGCACTATTTGACCCGGAAATTTTCCAGCTGATAAACAAAGAACACAAGCGTCAGGTCGAGGGGCTTGAGCTTATCGCTTCGGAAAATGTCGTCGCACGCGAAGTAATGGAGGCAATGGGAACCATTCTGACCAATAAATATGCAGAAGGTTATCCGGGAAAGCGTTACTACGGCGGCTGCGAATTTCATGATCAGATCGAAAACCTCGCACGCGACAGACTCTGCCAACTTTTCGGTGCAGAACACGCAAACGTCCAGCCCCACTCGGGAAGCCAGGCGAATGAAGCAGTATATCTCTCATGTCTGAAACCGGGAGACAAGATCCTCAGTCAGAGCCTGAATAACGGCGGTCACTTGTCCCACGGCGACCCGGCAAACATGTCCGGAAAATGCTTCGACATCTCCTTTTACGGTGTCGACTTCGATACCGAACGTCTCGACTACGGCGTGATCGAAGAGCTTGCACGGAAAAACAAGCCTGACCTCATCGTCTGCGGAGCATCCGCATACCCGCGTGAGATCGATTTCAAAGCATTCGCAGAGATCGCAGAAGACGTCGGCGCCAGATCGATGGCGGACATCGCCCATATCTCCGGACTCTGCTGCACCGGACTCCACAACTCTCCGGTCGGCGTTACCACCTACACCACCTCGACAACGCATAAAACCCTCCGCGGACCCCGCGGCGGCGTGATCATGTGCAATAAAGAGTATGCAAACTCTATCGACAAGGCGGTTTTCCCGGGAATGCAGGGCGGACCCCTTATGCACGTGATCGCCGCAAAGGCCGTTTGTTTCCGTGAAGCGCTCACCGACGACTACAAAGAATACGCTAAACAGGTCGTCAAAAACTGCAAAGTGCTTGCAGCAACTCTTGAAGACAATAACTTCCGTCTCGTTTCCGGCGGAACCGACAACCACCTCTGTCTGCTTGACCTTTCCGACCACAACATATCCGGCCAGCAGGCGGAAGTCGCTCTTGGAAAAGCAGGCATCACCGTTAACAAAAACACGATCCCAAGACAGGCTCTCTCTCCCTTCGAGACCTCGGGTATCCGGATCGGGACGCCGACCATCACGACCCGCGGTATGAAGGAAGAACAGTGTAAACAGATCGGAGACTGGATCGCCAAGGTCTTAAACCACATCGATGACGAGAAGACGATTGCCGGAGTCAAAGACGAAGTTACGTCGCTTTGCCTGAAGTATCCTCTGTATCCGGAAATTCGGACCTTATAA
- the folP gene encoding dihydropteroate synthase, which translates to MEVSIKGIGIGGANPPRLMGVLNISPESFFSDSFTPYELVTTRVEEMRRAGADIIDIGARSTALTAPPITVAEEKERVIRTLKNLEDSGAVFSLDTMYPEVLEAALRYNIDAVNDIGGLSNVRYAKVAADSGLPIIAMTAHNRPGDPTNIASTHEALREIIVRAEHYNIDQLILDPGIGKWIAERSSEADWELCRRFSELDVYGYPLLAAASRKTFIGDCLDKPPHERLYGSLAVLYALLEGGADIVRVHDVGPSKDILKVFQMMHP; encoded by the coding sequence ATGGAAGTCAGCATCAAAGGGATCGGCATTGGAGGTGCCAATCCTCCCCGTCTTATGGGGGTACTCAACATCAGTCCAGAGTCCTTCTTCTCGGACTCGTTCACGCCTTACGAACTGGTAACGACCCGTGTCGAGGAGATGCGCCGCGCAGGTGCCGATATCATCGACATAGGTGCACGAAGTACGGCTCTTACGGCGCCGCCGATCACCGTCGCTGAGGAAAAGGAACGGGTCATCCGCACGCTGAAGAATCTGGAAGATTCCGGCGCCGTCTTCTCACTCGATACGATGTATCCCGAGGTTCTCGAGGCGGCACTCAGATACAACATCGACGCGGTGAACGATATCGGCGGACTCTCGAATGTCCGTTACGCAAAAGTTGCGGCGGACAGCGGCCTCCCGATAATCGCCATGACGGCACACAACCGGCCGGGCGATCCGACCAACATTGCCTCCACACATGAAGCTTTAAGAGAGATCATCGTCAGGGCCGAACATTACAACATCGACCAGCTGATCCTGGACCCCGGTATCGGGAAGTGGATCGCAGAACGATCGAGCGAGGCGGACTGGGAACTCTGCCGCAGATTTTCCGAGCTGGACGTATACGGATATCCGCTTCTTGCTGCAGCATCCAGAAAAACGTTCATCGGTGACTGTCTGGATAAGCCGCCGCATGAACGGCTTTACGGCTCCCTCGCCGTCCTTTATGCTCTTCTGGAGGGGGGAGCGGACATCGTGCGGGTCCATGATGTAGGCCCATCAAAGGACATCCTGAAAGTTTTTCAGATGATGCACCCCTAA
- the cofC gene encoding 2-phospho-L-lactate guanylyltransferase, whose protein sequence is MYFHALIPFKPVNPKTRLSSVLSQEEREEFARIMLEDVILAVRRTGCSATLLCTSKYECRDALVAIRKEGLNEAINWALPQFHCPALIIMSDLPMVTPGSLQRVISTKADMAIVPGLGGGTNVIFVKKPEKFHVEYYGFSFRRHLQIAEELELTVEIIDSMRMSTDVDEPADLVELMIHGHGNAREWLYEHGFSLSVEDGRVKVHRDGKEVV, encoded by the coding sequence ATGTACTTCCACGCCCTGATTCCGTTCAAACCGGTCAACCCGAAGACCCGGCTTTCATCCGTTCTGTCCCAGGAGGAACGCGAGGAGTTTGCGAGGATAATGCTGGAAGACGTGATCCTCGCAGTCAGAAGGACAGGATGCAGTGCAACGCTCCTTTGCACGTCAAAGTACGAGTGCAGGGATGCCCTCGTGGCAATACGAAAGGAGGGACTCAATGAAGCGATCAACTGGGCCCTTCCGCAGTTCCACTGCCCGGCCCTGATCATCATGTCGGATCTTCCGATGGTGACGCCCGGAAGTCTTCAGCGGGTCATCTCCACCAAAGCGGATATGGCGATCGTGCCGGGTCTCGGCGGCGGGACAAATGTGATATTTGTCAAGAAGCCGGAAAAGTTCCATGTGGAATACTATGGATTCTCGTTCAGGCGGCATCTCCAAATCGCCGAGGAACTCGAACTCACCGTCGAGATCATCGACTCCATGAGAATGTCGACCGACGTGGACGAGCCGGCGGATCTGGTCGAGCTGATGATCCACGGACACGGAAATGCCCGCGAATGGCTGTATGAACACGGATTCTCCCTCTCTGTAGAGGATGGACGGGTGAAGGTCCACCGGGACGGTAAGGAAGTTGTCTGA
- a CDS encoding tetratricopeptide repeat protein: MSDFIEKAEELALSGKFEEALGKYDEAIGEDPSDPLTYVGKASVLKALGRYDECIECMDTAVRIIPEWKGTDPERIPAFTSMLLVLKAEAQLYAEKPNEALVTVDEADEIRTADAASLVVRAQAYAQLQNYEAAGNCLYRAEEWCFLHDDAMLTQIWLSKVHLAKEAGKPFVPPYASEVYKSGNWRTPVGTAEELFERGNNLRSEGLLYDALRYYDACLAAEPKNKALVLFFRGIIFEQLKNFGEAYSMYSDALAAGPAPEDEMKIRVRWANAKSRRI; encoded by the coding sequence TTGTCTGATTTTATCGAAAAAGCCGAGGAGCTTGCCCTCTCCGGAAAGTTTGAGGAGGCTCTCGGAAAATATGACGAGGCAATTGGAGAAGATCCCTCTGATCCCCTCACGTATGTTGGAAAGGCCTCGGTTCTGAAGGCGCTTGGAAGATATGACGAGTGTATAGAGTGTATGGATACTGCCGTCCGAATCATTCCGGAGTGGAAGGGAACAGATCCAGAACGGATCCCGGCGTTTACTTCGATGCTGCTCGTACTGAAAGCCGAGGCACAGTTATACGCCGAGAAACCAAACGAGGCGCTTGTCACGGTGGACGAGGCGGATGAAATCAGAACAGCGGACGCCGCATCCCTCGTCGTACGTGCCCAGGCGTATGCCCAGCTGCAAAACTACGAAGCGGCCGGCAACTGTCTGTACCGTGCGGAGGAGTGGTGTTTTCTGCATGACGACGCAATGCTGACCCAGATCTGGCTTTCAAAAGTTCATCTGGCAAAAGAGGCAGGCAAACCCTTTGTTCCGCCGTATGCCTCCGAGGTGTACAAATCCGGAAACTGGCGAACACCTGTTGGAACGGCCGAGGAGCTTTTCGAGCGGGGAAATAATCTCCGCAGCGAAGGTCTGCTGTACGACGCCCTCAGATATTATGACGCCTGTCTTGCGGCCGAACCCAAAAATAAGGCACTTGTTCTGTTCTTCAGGGGAATCATCTTTGAACAGCTGAAAAACTTTGGCGAAGCATATTCCATGTATTCGGATGCCTTGGCAGCCGGACCAGCGCCAGAGGATGAAATGAAGATCCGAGTAAGATGGGCAAACGCGAAAAGCCGGCGGATCTGA
- a CDS encoding DUF1922 domain-containing protein translates to MKNREGFSVIGCMKCRRRIVADLSYATKTCICGNKIDLTQTKLLAVCESADEAGELLRRMQTAKNSGFTSANKIGGSLEKKS, encoded by the coding sequence ATGAAAAACAGGGAGGGATTTTCCGTAATCGGGTGCATGAAATGCAGAAGGAGGATAGTCGCCGACCTTTCCTATGCTACCAAAACCTGCATCTGCGGGAACAAAATCGATCTTACACAAACAAAACTGCTTGCCGTGTGCGAATCGGCAGATGAAGCAGGCGAACTTCTCAGACGCATGCAGACAGCGAAAAACTCGGGCTTCACGTCTGCGAATAAGATCGGCGGATCGTTAGAAAAAAAGAGTTAG
- a CDS encoding UPF0147 family protein, which produces MANPEDMIKQCIMMLHAMSEDSTIPRNIRRVADETMKVLQDEKKTIGLRAASALSMIDEVSNDSNMPIHARTRIWELASTLEAIPFD; this is translated from the coding sequence ATGGCAAATCCGGAAGATATGATCAAGCAGTGCATTATGATGCTGCATGCAATGAGTGAAGATTCAACGATTCCGCGGAATATCCGCCGCGTGGCCGATGAAACGATGAAGGTTCTCCAGGATGAGAAGAAAACGATCGGTCTAAGAGCCGCAAGTGCCTTGTCCATGATTGATGAGGTCAGCAATGACTCGAATATGCCGATCCATGCACGGACCAGGATATGGGAACTTGCTTCGACTCTTGAAGCAATACCCTTTGACTAA
- a CDS encoding Sjogren's syndrome/scleroderma autoantigen 1 family protein, producing the protein MTKKPEDIMTEYLLNGAKMLSELCPKCEAPLFDVKGKKMCVVCANTPTEDTAQKETAEKIQMIVPKYAAADQTPSPAPKNILESLDALILQLCTRAAAETEPERCRTLIECIRTAAEAKTILSR; encoded by the coding sequence ATGACGAAAAAACCCGAGGATATAATGACGGAGTATCTCCTAAACGGCGCGAAAATGCTCTCGGAACTCTGTCCCAAATGCGAGGCCCCTCTATTTGATGTGAAGGGAAAGAAGATGTGCGTGGTCTGTGCCAATACTCCAACTGAAGATACAGCGCAAAAGGAAACCGCGGAAAAGATCCAGATGATCGTGCCTAAATATGCCGCCGCCGATCAGACCCCGTCACCTGCTCCGAAAAACATTCTCGAAAGCCTTGATGCGCTGATTCTCCAGCTTTGCACCCGTGCCGCCGCCGAAACCGAACCGGAACGCTGCCGGACCTTAATCGAGTGCATTAGGACCGCCGCGGAAGCAAAAACCATACTCTCGAGATAA
- a CDS encoding dephospho-CoA kinase: MKVVGVVGYPASGKGEFSVIAGQLGIPVVVMGDMIRRKVIENGLELTDENIGAAARNLRAELGMDAVAILTAEEIAKINPNIVVIDGIRGDAEVTYFKSVFSDFSLLAITASFETRLLRMKNRGRSDDTTTPETLRSRDEREESFGLSRAVALADMRIENESSREEFAARIRDYLESLA; the protein is encoded by the coding sequence ATGAAAGTCGTCGGCGTTGTCGGGTATCCCGCGAGCGGGAAGGGGGAGTTTTCCGTGATCGCGGGGCAACTTGGTATCCCCGTCGTGGTCATGGGGGATATGATCCGGAGAAAGGTCATCGAAAACGGACTGGAACTAACGGACGAGAACATCGGAGCAGCCGCACGAAACCTTCGTGCCGAACTCGGTATGGACGCGGTCGCGATATTAACGGCAGAGGAGATCGCAAAAATCAACCCGAACATTGTCGTCATCGACGGGATAAGAGGGGACGCCGAGGTTACCTACTTCAAATCCGTCTTCAGCGACTTTTCGCTTCTGGCAATCACGGCAAGTTTTGAGACGCGCCTTCTCAGGATGAAAAACCGCGGGAGAAGCGATGATACGACAACGCCCGAGACACTTCGCTCACGCGACGAACGCGAGGAGTCGTTTGGACTTAGCCGAGCCGTCGCTCTTGCGGATATGCGGATCGAAAACGAGTCGAGCCGCGAGGAGTTTGCCGCACGGATCCGGGATTATCTGGAGAGCCTTGCATGA